A window from Actinomycetospora corticicola encodes these proteins:
- a CDS encoding Maf family nucleotide pyrophosphatase, with the protein MRLVLGSASPARLGVLRSAGVEPDVIVSEVDEDALLAQLDDATSAEKVTALALAKARAVAGQVPVEEGDVVVIGCDSMLDIDGELVGKPHTVENARARWERMAGRHGELVTGHALVRLRAGVVEAEISGHATTFVTFAEPTPAQLEAYLASGEPLAVAGAFTLDGLGGWLVEGIQGDPSNVIGISLPLVRKLLAELGVEVSDLWRVPTSG; encoded by the coding sequence GTGCGTCTCGTCCTCGGTTCCGCGTCCCCCGCCCGCCTCGGTGTGCTGCGCTCGGCGGGCGTGGAGCCCGACGTCATCGTCTCGGAGGTCGACGAGGACGCCCTGCTCGCCCAGCTCGACGACGCGACCTCGGCGGAGAAGGTCACCGCCCTCGCGCTGGCGAAGGCGCGGGCGGTGGCCGGTCAGGTGCCGGTCGAGGAGGGCGACGTCGTCGTCATCGGGTGCGACTCGATGCTCGACATCGACGGCGAGCTGGTCGGCAAGCCGCACACCGTGGAGAACGCCCGCGCCCGCTGGGAGCGGATGGCGGGCCGGCACGGCGAGCTCGTCACCGGGCACGCCCTCGTGCGGCTGCGCGCCGGCGTGGTCGAGGCCGAGATCTCGGGGCACGCGACGACGTTCGTGACCTTCGCCGAGCCCACCCCGGCCCAGCTGGAGGCCTACCTGGCGTCGGGTGAACCGCTGGCGGTCGCAGGGGCGTTCACCCTCGACGGCCTCGGGGGGTGGCTCGTGGAGGGCATCCAGGGCGACCCGTCGAACGTGATCGGCATCAGCCTGCCGCTCGTCCGCAAGCTCCTGGCGGAGCTCGGCGTCGAGGTCAGCGACCTGTGGCGGGTGCCGACGTCGGGCTGA
- a CDS encoding acetyl/propionyl/methylcrotonyl-CoA carboxylase subunit alpha: MAPQAQQDALHTVLIANRGEIAVRVARACKDAGLTSVAVYADPDRDAPHVRIADQAFGLGGESAADSYLNIEKLLDAAKQSGANGIHPGYGFLSENSDFAQAVIDAGLIWIGPSPQAIRDLGDKVTARKIAERAGAPLVPGTKDPVADADEVIAFADEHGLPVAIKAAFGGGGRGMRVARERSEIAEMFDAAVREAVSAFGRGESFVERYLDRPRHVEAQVLADQHGNCIVVGTRDCSLQRRHQKLVEEAPAPFLSDEQRKRIHTSARDICLEAGYSGAGTVEFLVGEDGTISFLEVNTRLQVEHPVSEETSGLDLVREQFRIANGEHLRITEDPEPRGHSIEFRLNGEDAGRGFLPAPGTVTRFVAPSGPGVRVDAGVENGSVIGGNFDSMVGKLIVTGEDRQQALERSRRALDEIVVDGLPTVIPFHRLVVTDPAFTAPDGASSFTVHTRWIETEWDNTVEPYVFEGADDDEDEAAPRQTVVVEVGGKRLEVSLPGDLAIGGGGGGAAAPAAKKKSRKRAGGGAKVSGDAVTSPMQGTVVKVAVSEGDTVSAGDQIVVVEAMKMENPVTAHKDGTVTGLSVEAGASVNQGAVICEIAD, encoded by the coding sequence ATGGCTCCGCAGGCTCAGCAGGACGCCCTGCACACCGTGCTCATCGCCAACCGGGGTGAGATCGCGGTCCGTGTGGCGCGGGCGTGCAAGGACGCAGGCCTGACGAGTGTCGCGGTGTACGCCGACCCGGACCGGGACGCCCCGCACGTGCGGATCGCCGACCAGGCCTTCGGCCTCGGCGGGGAGTCCGCCGCGGACTCCTACCTGAACATCGAGAAGCTCCTCGACGCCGCGAAGCAGTCCGGCGCGAACGGCATCCACCCCGGCTACGGGTTCCTCTCGGAGAACTCCGACTTCGCCCAGGCCGTCATCGACGCCGGGCTGATCTGGATCGGCCCGTCCCCGCAGGCCATCCGCGACCTCGGTGACAAGGTCACCGCCCGCAAGATCGCCGAACGCGCCGGCGCGCCGCTGGTCCCGGGCACCAAGGACCCCGTCGCCGACGCCGACGAGGTCATCGCCTTCGCCGACGAGCACGGCCTGCCGGTCGCGATCAAGGCCGCGTTCGGCGGCGGCGGGCGCGGCATGCGCGTCGCCCGGGAGCGCTCCGAGATCGCCGAGATGTTCGACGCCGCCGTCCGCGAGGCGGTCTCGGCATTCGGGCGCGGCGAGTCGTTCGTGGAGCGCTATCTCGACCGGCCCCGCCACGTCGAGGCCCAGGTCCTGGCCGACCAGCACGGCAACTGCATCGTCGTCGGCACCCGGGACTGCTCGCTGCAGCGGCGCCACCAGAAGCTGGTCGAGGAGGCCCCCGCGCCGTTCCTGTCCGACGAGCAGCGCAAGCGCATCCACACCTCCGCCCGCGACATCTGCCTCGAGGCCGGTTACTCCGGCGCCGGGACCGTGGAGTTCCTCGTCGGCGAGGACGGCACGATCTCCTTCCTGGAGGTCAACACCCGCCTGCAGGTCGAACACCCCGTCTCCGAGGAGACCTCCGGCCTCGACCTCGTGCGCGAGCAGTTCCGGATCGCCAACGGTGAACACCTGCGGATCACCGAGGACCCCGAGCCGCGCGGGCACTCCATCGAGTTCCGGCTCAACGGCGAGGACGCCGGCCGCGGGTTCCTGCCCGCGCCGGGCACCGTGACCCGCTTCGTCGCCCCCTCCGGGCCCGGCGTGCGCGTCGACGCCGGCGTCGAGAACGGCTCGGTCATCGGCGGGAACTTCGACTCCATGGTCGGCAAGCTGATCGTCACCGGCGAGGACCGCCAGCAGGCCCTCGAGCGCTCCCGCCGCGCCCTCGACGAGATCGTCGTCGACGGCCTCCCCACCGTCATCCCCTTCCACCGCCTCGTCGTCACCGACCCCGCCTTCACCGCCCCCGACGGCGCCTCCTCGTTCACCGTCCACACCCGCTGGATCGAGACCGAGTGGGACAACACCGTCGAGCCCTACGTCTTCGAGGGTGCCGACGACGACGAGGACGAGGCCGCCCCGCGGCAGACCGTCGTCGTCGAGGTCGGCGGCAAGCGCCTCGAGGTCTCGCTGCCGGGTGACCTGGCCATCGGCGGCGGGGGCGGCGGCGCCGCGGCCCCGGCCGCGAAGAAGAAGTCGCGCAAGCGGGCCGGCGGCGGCGCGAAGGTCTCCGGCGACGCCGTGACCTCGCCGATGCAGGGCACCGTCGTCAAGGTCGCGGTCTCCGAGGGCGACACCGTCTCCGCGGGCGACCAGATCGTCGTCGTCGAGGCCATGAAGATGGAGAACCCGGTGACCGCGCACAAGGACGGCACCGTGACCGGCCTGTCGGTCGAGGCGGGCGCCTCGGTGAACCAGGGCGCCGTGATCTGCGAGATCGCCGACTGA
- a CDS encoding DUF1707 domain-containing protein has translation MGELRIGNRERELAMAALDEHLREGRLEPGEYAERSAVASTARFRSELDGLFTDLPEPRPAFPRSLPDAGSVPVGGPAPPPAAAPARDDLPELVAPIGARLGRHAGLLSALAPAIALVLFLVTGLRFPQVFLLVPVAIGVLAYLGHRHGG, from the coding sequence GTGGGCGAACTGCGGATCGGCAACCGCGAGCGCGAGCTCGCGATGGCCGCGCTCGACGAGCACCTCCGCGAGGGCCGGCTCGAGCCCGGCGAGTACGCCGAGCGTTCGGCCGTCGCCTCGACCGCCCGGTTCCGTTCGGAGCTCGACGGGCTGTTCACCGACCTCCCCGAGCCGCGCCCGGCCTTCCCCCGCTCTCTTCCCGACGCCGGGTCGGTGCCGGTGGGCGGCCCTGCCCCACCTCCGGCCGCCGCTCCCGCGCGGGACGACCTGCCCGAGCTCGTCGCCCCGATCGGGGCCAGGCTCGGGCGGCACGCGGGGTTGTTGTCCGCCCTCGCCCCGGCGATCGCCCTCGTCCTGTTCCTCGTGACCGGGCTGCGGTTCCCGCAGGTCTTCCTGCTGGTCCCCGTGGCGATCGGGGTCCTCGCCTACCTCGGACACCGCCACGGCGGGTGA